From the genome of Oncorhynchus clarkii lewisi isolate Uvic-CL-2024 chromosome 11, UVic_Ocla_1.0, whole genome shotgun sequence, one region includes:
- the LOC139420594 gene encoding bucky ball-like isoform X2: protein MDEGSKQPQSMENDQHNQRQVNHPRPFFYVQPASQPYYNMYQHHHQWQNMNYPYNHYTLPGSGSYPFGRPSSYMSPYPYMQYPGQYIVPHMHPVDYRCMYDPPRFHPPPMHDPMFRHQQQQQHYSAQAQREVACSEAQTQSSDALNKLQTNEKQGSEKELDSGVVSQASGIFSSENKEGKREVGGDMHSSHGASYGKLESSRLQSSSPLARLFSVSDSTAAVYDGDSSRSLGDLGLQEGWAVDSDEELPLDSSSVQEEDIQDTRHHAEDESLHSCSSENLCLLSAVSQSDDSPRPEDPDNQAEEGSANPDGTSSTEALLRPRSHCSNLLSPQSRPSPLASDWQPLEQHEGETFDVPDGSLCELDVDLSYQILCLPFDKVFTASALQKDVSTSSSVALLCEDLQASLSSSLATSSTTPVRHHHHYYCQPQTAHERLSVLCSSLDELSSRDEMFSTDLEDVDVFPGCSVYARGRFSDDLGEAEVKEVCPQSKKLMCVCCGSSLLKGGGVSSRVKVHHSPRVYAAGDSDEVVEQEQRGCVRTCERTHPSRVVVKKHPVHKKHQPLPLHIRHAPKHSCKRDQWREAIGPEEQEPETVLVGSELKYYEGHVVEGESGHGTGDKQHGTYGLCRDGVNTSDPGTWESGGAKPRQKPHSSLPRPERPALRKALCKPLVYQRVRDEENDDEVPQPFQRRRFHQEKKHKVLISHP from the exons ATGGACG aAGGAAGCAAACAGCCACAGTCGATGGAGAACGATCAACACAACCAGCGGCAGGTCAATCACCCAAGGCCCTTCTTCTATGTTCAGCCGGCTTCTCAACCTTACTACAACATGtatcagcatcatcatcagtGGCAAAATATGAACTACCCATATAACCACTATACCTTACCTGGTTCAG GAAGTTATCCTTTTGGACGTCCTAGTTCATACATGTCCCCATACCCATACATGCAGTATCCTGGTCAGTACATTGTTCCACACATGCATCCAGTTGATTACAGATGCATGTACGACCCACCTCGTTTCCACCCACCTCCGATGCATGACCCCATGTTCcgccaccaacaacaacaacaacactacagt GCTCAGGCCCAGAGAGAGGTGGCCTGCTCGGAGGCTCAGACCCAGTCCAGTGATGCTCTGAACAAGCTCCAGACCAACGAGAAGCAGGGCTCTGAGAAAGAACTTGATTCCGGAGTTGTTTCCCAAGCTTCTGGAATCTTCTCGTCAGAGAATAAGGAAGGGAAACGTGAGGTGGGGGGAGACATGCACAGTAGTCATGGAGCCTCGTATGGTAAGTTGGAAAGCAGCCGTTTGCAATCGTCGTCTCCACTGGCCAGGTTGTTCAGCGTCAGTGACTCCACAGCGGCGGTCTACGACGGCGATTCGAGTCGGAGCCTTGGAGACCTGGGGCTTCAGGAGGGCTGGGCTGTAGACTCTGACGAGGAGCTCCCATTGGACAGCTCATCTGTTCAGGAGGAGGATATCCAGGACACGCGGCATCACGCAGAGGATGAGTCTCTTCATAGCTGTTCTTCTGAGAATCTTTGCCTCCTGTCCGCCGTCTCGCAGTCCGACGACAGCCCCAGACCCGAAGACCCAGACAACCAGGCAGAGGAGGGGAGCGCCAATCCAGACGGTACTAGTTCCACTGAGGCACTTCTGAGGCCTCGGAGTCACTGCTCCAACCTGCTCTCCCCCCAGTCACGACCATCACCCTTAGCCTCTGACTGGCAACCCTTAGAGCAACATGAAGGAGAAACGTTTGATGTTCCAGATGGGAGTCTGTGTGAACTGGATGTTGACCTGTCCTACCAGATCCTCTGTCTGCCCTTTGACAAG GTGTTTACAGCAAGCGCTCTGCAGAAGGACGTCTCTACCAGCTCCAGCGTTGCTCTGCTGTGTGAAGACCTCCAGGCCTCTCTGTCGTCTTCTCTCGCTACTTCCTCCACCACCCCAGTccgtcaccaccaccactactactgccagcCACAGACGGCTCACGAGAGGCTCAGTGTCCTGTGTTCATCCCTGGACGAGCTCTCGTCCCGGGACGAGATGTTCTCCACCGATCTGGAGGACGTGGATGTGTTTCCCGGATGTTCAGTCTACGCAAGGGGGAGGTTCTCTGACGACCTCGGAGAGGCAGAGGTCAAGGAAGTCTGTCCCCAGTCCAAGAAGCTCATGTGCGTCTGTTGTGGCTCGAGCCTGCTGAAAGGAGGAGGGGTGAGCAGCAGGGTTAAAGTTCATCACAGCCCCAGGGTGTACGCCGCCGGGGACTCTGACGAGGTGGTCGAGCAGGAACAACGAGGATGTGTAAGGACTTGTGAGAGAACGCACCCCAGTAGGGTGGTCGTGAAGAAGCACCCTGTCCACAAGAAACACCAGCCTCTCCCTCTACACATCCGACATGCTCCCAAGCACAGCTGTAAGAGAGACCAGTGGAGAGAGGCTATTGGGCCCGAGGAGCAGGAACCAGAGACCGTGTTGGTGGGATCAGAGCTGAAGTATTATGAAGGCCATGTGGTGGAGGGGGAGAGTGGACACGGAACTGGGGATAAGCAACACGGGACAT ATGGACTGTGCCGAGACGGCGTTAATACTTCAGATCCGGGCACATGGGAGAGTGGAGGTGCCAAGCCTAGACAGAAACCACACAGCTCACTGCCACGACCAG AGAGACCAGCACTGAGGAAAGCTCTGTGTAAGCCGCTGGTATACCAGAGAGTCAGAGATGAGGAAAATGACGACGAGGTGCCACAACCATTTCAGAGGAGAAG gTTCCACCAAGAGAAGAAACACAAGGTTTTGATATCACATCCTTGA
- the LOC139420594 gene encoding bucky ball-like isoform X1 gives MDEGSKQPQSMENDQHNQRQVNHPRPFFYVQPASQPYYNMYQHHHQWQNMNYPYNHYTLPGSGSYPFGRPSSYMSPYPYMQYPGQYIVPHMHPVDYRCMYDPPRFHPPPMHDPMFRHQQQQQHYSAQAQREVACSEAQTQSSDALNKLQTNEKQGSEKELDSGVVSQASGIFSSENKEGKREVGGDMHSSHGASYGKLESSRLQSSSPLARLFSVSDSTAAVYDGDSSRSLGDLGLQEGWAVDSDEELPLDSSSVQEEDIQDTRHHAEDESLHSCSSENLCLLSAVSQSDDSPRPEDPDNQAEEGSANPDGTSSTEALLRPRSHCSNLLSPQSRPSPLASDWQPLEQHEGETFDVPDGSLCELDVDLSYQILCLPFDKVFTASALQKDVSTSSSVALLCEDLQASLSSSLATSSTTPVRHHHHYYCQPQTAHERLSVLCSSLDELSSRDEMFSTDLEDVDVFPGCSVYARGRFSDDLGEAEVKEVCPQSKKLMCVCCGSSLLKGGGVSSRVKVHHSPRVYAAGDSDEVVEQEQRGCVRTCERTHPSRVVVKKHPVHKKHQPLPLHIRHAPKHSCKRDQWREAIGPEEQEPETVLVGSELKYYEGHVVEGESGHGTGDKQHGTYGLCRDGVNTSDPGTWESGGAKPRQKPHSSLPRPERPALRKALCKPLVYQRVRDEENDDEVPPREETQGFDITSLMKSKKMSQTKST, from the exons ATGGACG aAGGAAGCAAACAGCCACAGTCGATGGAGAACGATCAACACAACCAGCGGCAGGTCAATCACCCAAGGCCCTTCTTCTATGTTCAGCCGGCTTCTCAACCTTACTACAACATGtatcagcatcatcatcagtGGCAAAATATGAACTACCCATATAACCACTATACCTTACCTGGTTCAG GAAGTTATCCTTTTGGACGTCCTAGTTCATACATGTCCCCATACCCATACATGCAGTATCCTGGTCAGTACATTGTTCCACACATGCATCCAGTTGATTACAGATGCATGTACGACCCACCTCGTTTCCACCCACCTCCGATGCATGACCCCATGTTCcgccaccaacaacaacaacaacactacagt GCTCAGGCCCAGAGAGAGGTGGCCTGCTCGGAGGCTCAGACCCAGTCCAGTGATGCTCTGAACAAGCTCCAGACCAACGAGAAGCAGGGCTCTGAGAAAGAACTTGATTCCGGAGTTGTTTCCCAAGCTTCTGGAATCTTCTCGTCAGAGAATAAGGAAGGGAAACGTGAGGTGGGGGGAGACATGCACAGTAGTCATGGAGCCTCGTATGGTAAGTTGGAAAGCAGCCGTTTGCAATCGTCGTCTCCACTGGCCAGGTTGTTCAGCGTCAGTGACTCCACAGCGGCGGTCTACGACGGCGATTCGAGTCGGAGCCTTGGAGACCTGGGGCTTCAGGAGGGCTGGGCTGTAGACTCTGACGAGGAGCTCCCATTGGACAGCTCATCTGTTCAGGAGGAGGATATCCAGGACACGCGGCATCACGCAGAGGATGAGTCTCTTCATAGCTGTTCTTCTGAGAATCTTTGCCTCCTGTCCGCCGTCTCGCAGTCCGACGACAGCCCCAGACCCGAAGACCCAGACAACCAGGCAGAGGAGGGGAGCGCCAATCCAGACGGTACTAGTTCCACTGAGGCACTTCTGAGGCCTCGGAGTCACTGCTCCAACCTGCTCTCCCCCCAGTCACGACCATCACCCTTAGCCTCTGACTGGCAACCCTTAGAGCAACATGAAGGAGAAACGTTTGATGTTCCAGATGGGAGTCTGTGTGAACTGGATGTTGACCTGTCCTACCAGATCCTCTGTCTGCCCTTTGACAAG GTGTTTACAGCAAGCGCTCTGCAGAAGGACGTCTCTACCAGCTCCAGCGTTGCTCTGCTGTGTGAAGACCTCCAGGCCTCTCTGTCGTCTTCTCTCGCTACTTCCTCCACCACCCCAGTccgtcaccaccaccactactactgccagcCACAGACGGCTCACGAGAGGCTCAGTGTCCTGTGTTCATCCCTGGACGAGCTCTCGTCCCGGGACGAGATGTTCTCCACCGATCTGGAGGACGTGGATGTGTTTCCCGGATGTTCAGTCTACGCAAGGGGGAGGTTCTCTGACGACCTCGGAGAGGCAGAGGTCAAGGAAGTCTGTCCCCAGTCCAAGAAGCTCATGTGCGTCTGTTGTGGCTCGAGCCTGCTGAAAGGAGGAGGGGTGAGCAGCAGGGTTAAAGTTCATCACAGCCCCAGGGTGTACGCCGCCGGGGACTCTGACGAGGTGGTCGAGCAGGAACAACGAGGATGTGTAAGGACTTGTGAGAGAACGCACCCCAGTAGGGTGGTCGTGAAGAAGCACCCTGTCCACAAGAAACACCAGCCTCTCCCTCTACACATCCGACATGCTCCCAAGCACAGCTGTAAGAGAGACCAGTGGAGAGAGGCTATTGGGCCCGAGGAGCAGGAACCAGAGACCGTGTTGGTGGGATCAGAGCTGAAGTATTATGAAGGCCATGTGGTGGAGGGGGAGAGTGGACACGGAACTGGGGATAAGCAACACGGGACAT ATGGACTGTGCCGAGACGGCGTTAATACTTCAGATCCGGGCACATGGGAGAGTGGAGGTGCCAAGCCTAGACAGAAACCACACAGCTCACTGCCACGACCAG AGAGACCAGCACTGAGGAAAGCTCTGTGTAAGCCGCTGGTATACCAGAGAGTCAGAGATGAGGAAAATGACGACGAG gTTCCACCAAGAGAAGAAACACAAGGTTTTGATATCACATCCTTGATGAAATCAAAGAAAATGTCACAAACAAAGAGCACTTAG
- the LOC139420594 gene encoding bucky ball-like isoform X4 yields MENDQHNQRQVNHPRPFFYVQPASQPYYNMYQHHHQWQNMNYPYNHYTLPGSGSYPFGRPSSYMSPYPYMQYPGQYIVPHMHPVDYRCMYDPPRFHPPPMHDPMFRHQQQQQHYSAQAQREVACSEAQTQSSDALNKLQTNEKQGSEKELDSGVVSQASGIFSSENKEGKREVGGDMHSSHGASYGKLESSRLQSSSPLARLFSVSDSTAAVYDGDSSRSLGDLGLQEGWAVDSDEELPLDSSSVQEEDIQDTRHHAEDESLHSCSSENLCLLSAVSQSDDSPRPEDPDNQAEEGSANPDGTSSTEALLRPRSHCSNLLSPQSRPSPLASDWQPLEQHEGETFDVPDGSLCELDVDLSYQILCLPFDKVFTASALQKDVSTSSSVALLCEDLQASLSSSLATSSTTPVRHHHHYYCQPQTAHERLSVLCSSLDELSSRDEMFSTDLEDVDVFPGCSVYARGRFSDDLGEAEVKEVCPQSKKLMCVCCGSSLLKGGGVSSRVKVHHSPRVYAAGDSDEVVEQEQRGCVRTCERTHPSRVVVKKHPVHKKHQPLPLHIRHAPKHSCKRDQWREAIGPEEQEPETVLVGSELKYYEGHVVEGESGHGTGDKQHGTYGLCRDGVNTSDPGTWESGGAKPRQKPHSSLPRPERPALRKALCKPLVYQRVRDEENDDEVPQPFQRRRFHQEKKHKVLISHP; encoded by the exons ATGGAGAACGATCAACACAACCAGCGGCAGGTCAATCACCCAAGGCCCTTCTTCTATGTTCAGCCGGCTTCTCAACCTTACTACAACATGtatcagcatcatcatcagtGGCAAAATATGAACTACCCATATAACCACTATACCTTACCTGGTTCAG GAAGTTATCCTTTTGGACGTCCTAGTTCATACATGTCCCCATACCCATACATGCAGTATCCTGGTCAGTACATTGTTCCACACATGCATCCAGTTGATTACAGATGCATGTACGACCCACCTCGTTTCCACCCACCTCCGATGCATGACCCCATGTTCcgccaccaacaacaacaacaacactacagt GCTCAGGCCCAGAGAGAGGTGGCCTGCTCGGAGGCTCAGACCCAGTCCAGTGATGCTCTGAACAAGCTCCAGACCAACGAGAAGCAGGGCTCTGAGAAAGAACTTGATTCCGGAGTTGTTTCCCAAGCTTCTGGAATCTTCTCGTCAGAGAATAAGGAAGGGAAACGTGAGGTGGGGGGAGACATGCACAGTAGTCATGGAGCCTCGTATGGTAAGTTGGAAAGCAGCCGTTTGCAATCGTCGTCTCCACTGGCCAGGTTGTTCAGCGTCAGTGACTCCACAGCGGCGGTCTACGACGGCGATTCGAGTCGGAGCCTTGGAGACCTGGGGCTTCAGGAGGGCTGGGCTGTAGACTCTGACGAGGAGCTCCCATTGGACAGCTCATCTGTTCAGGAGGAGGATATCCAGGACACGCGGCATCACGCAGAGGATGAGTCTCTTCATAGCTGTTCTTCTGAGAATCTTTGCCTCCTGTCCGCCGTCTCGCAGTCCGACGACAGCCCCAGACCCGAAGACCCAGACAACCAGGCAGAGGAGGGGAGCGCCAATCCAGACGGTACTAGTTCCACTGAGGCACTTCTGAGGCCTCGGAGTCACTGCTCCAACCTGCTCTCCCCCCAGTCACGACCATCACCCTTAGCCTCTGACTGGCAACCCTTAGAGCAACATGAAGGAGAAACGTTTGATGTTCCAGATGGGAGTCTGTGTGAACTGGATGTTGACCTGTCCTACCAGATCCTCTGTCTGCCCTTTGACAAG GTGTTTACAGCAAGCGCTCTGCAGAAGGACGTCTCTACCAGCTCCAGCGTTGCTCTGCTGTGTGAAGACCTCCAGGCCTCTCTGTCGTCTTCTCTCGCTACTTCCTCCACCACCCCAGTccgtcaccaccaccactactactgccagcCACAGACGGCTCACGAGAGGCTCAGTGTCCTGTGTTCATCCCTGGACGAGCTCTCGTCCCGGGACGAGATGTTCTCCACCGATCTGGAGGACGTGGATGTGTTTCCCGGATGTTCAGTCTACGCAAGGGGGAGGTTCTCTGACGACCTCGGAGAGGCAGAGGTCAAGGAAGTCTGTCCCCAGTCCAAGAAGCTCATGTGCGTCTGTTGTGGCTCGAGCCTGCTGAAAGGAGGAGGGGTGAGCAGCAGGGTTAAAGTTCATCACAGCCCCAGGGTGTACGCCGCCGGGGACTCTGACGAGGTGGTCGAGCAGGAACAACGAGGATGTGTAAGGACTTGTGAGAGAACGCACCCCAGTAGGGTGGTCGTGAAGAAGCACCCTGTCCACAAGAAACACCAGCCTCTCCCTCTACACATCCGACATGCTCCCAAGCACAGCTGTAAGAGAGACCAGTGGAGAGAGGCTATTGGGCCCGAGGAGCAGGAACCAGAGACCGTGTTGGTGGGATCAGAGCTGAAGTATTATGAAGGCCATGTGGTGGAGGGGGAGAGTGGACACGGAACTGGGGATAAGCAACACGGGACAT ATGGACTGTGCCGAGACGGCGTTAATACTTCAGATCCGGGCACATGGGAGAGTGGAGGTGCCAAGCCTAGACAGAAACCACACAGCTCACTGCCACGACCAG AGAGACCAGCACTGAGGAAAGCTCTGTGTAAGCCGCTGGTATACCAGAGAGTCAGAGATGAGGAAAATGACGACGAGGTGCCACAACCATTTCAGAGGAGAAG gTTCCACCAAGAGAAGAAACACAAGGTTTTGATATCACATCCTTGA
- the LOC139420594 gene encoding bucky ball-like isoform X3 codes for MENDQHNQRQVNHPRPFFYVQPASQPYYNMYQHHHQWQNMNYPYNHYTLPGSGSYPFGRPSSYMSPYPYMQYPGQYIVPHMHPVDYRCMYDPPRFHPPPMHDPMFRHQQQQQHYSAQAQREVACSEAQTQSSDALNKLQTNEKQGSEKELDSGVVSQASGIFSSENKEGKREVGGDMHSSHGASYGKLESSRLQSSSPLARLFSVSDSTAAVYDGDSSRSLGDLGLQEGWAVDSDEELPLDSSSVQEEDIQDTRHHAEDESLHSCSSENLCLLSAVSQSDDSPRPEDPDNQAEEGSANPDGTSSTEALLRPRSHCSNLLSPQSRPSPLASDWQPLEQHEGETFDVPDGSLCELDVDLSYQILCLPFDKVFTASALQKDVSTSSSVALLCEDLQASLSSSLATSSTTPVRHHHHYYCQPQTAHERLSVLCSSLDELSSRDEMFSTDLEDVDVFPGCSVYARGRFSDDLGEAEVKEVCPQSKKLMCVCCGSSLLKGGGVSSRVKVHHSPRVYAAGDSDEVVEQEQRGCVRTCERTHPSRVVVKKHPVHKKHQPLPLHIRHAPKHSCKRDQWREAIGPEEQEPETVLVGSELKYYEGHVVEGESGHGTGDKQHGTYGLCRDGVNTSDPGTWESGGAKPRQKPHSSLPRPERPALRKALCKPLVYQRVRDEENDDEVPPREETQGFDITSLMKSKKMSQTKST; via the exons ATGGAGAACGATCAACACAACCAGCGGCAGGTCAATCACCCAAGGCCCTTCTTCTATGTTCAGCCGGCTTCTCAACCTTACTACAACATGtatcagcatcatcatcagtGGCAAAATATGAACTACCCATATAACCACTATACCTTACCTGGTTCAG GAAGTTATCCTTTTGGACGTCCTAGTTCATACATGTCCCCATACCCATACATGCAGTATCCTGGTCAGTACATTGTTCCACACATGCATCCAGTTGATTACAGATGCATGTACGACCCACCTCGTTTCCACCCACCTCCGATGCATGACCCCATGTTCcgccaccaacaacaacaacaacactacagt GCTCAGGCCCAGAGAGAGGTGGCCTGCTCGGAGGCTCAGACCCAGTCCAGTGATGCTCTGAACAAGCTCCAGACCAACGAGAAGCAGGGCTCTGAGAAAGAACTTGATTCCGGAGTTGTTTCCCAAGCTTCTGGAATCTTCTCGTCAGAGAATAAGGAAGGGAAACGTGAGGTGGGGGGAGACATGCACAGTAGTCATGGAGCCTCGTATGGTAAGTTGGAAAGCAGCCGTTTGCAATCGTCGTCTCCACTGGCCAGGTTGTTCAGCGTCAGTGACTCCACAGCGGCGGTCTACGACGGCGATTCGAGTCGGAGCCTTGGAGACCTGGGGCTTCAGGAGGGCTGGGCTGTAGACTCTGACGAGGAGCTCCCATTGGACAGCTCATCTGTTCAGGAGGAGGATATCCAGGACACGCGGCATCACGCAGAGGATGAGTCTCTTCATAGCTGTTCTTCTGAGAATCTTTGCCTCCTGTCCGCCGTCTCGCAGTCCGACGACAGCCCCAGACCCGAAGACCCAGACAACCAGGCAGAGGAGGGGAGCGCCAATCCAGACGGTACTAGTTCCACTGAGGCACTTCTGAGGCCTCGGAGTCACTGCTCCAACCTGCTCTCCCCCCAGTCACGACCATCACCCTTAGCCTCTGACTGGCAACCCTTAGAGCAACATGAAGGAGAAACGTTTGATGTTCCAGATGGGAGTCTGTGTGAACTGGATGTTGACCTGTCCTACCAGATCCTCTGTCTGCCCTTTGACAAG GTGTTTACAGCAAGCGCTCTGCAGAAGGACGTCTCTACCAGCTCCAGCGTTGCTCTGCTGTGTGAAGACCTCCAGGCCTCTCTGTCGTCTTCTCTCGCTACTTCCTCCACCACCCCAGTccgtcaccaccaccactactactgccagcCACAGACGGCTCACGAGAGGCTCAGTGTCCTGTGTTCATCCCTGGACGAGCTCTCGTCCCGGGACGAGATGTTCTCCACCGATCTGGAGGACGTGGATGTGTTTCCCGGATGTTCAGTCTACGCAAGGGGGAGGTTCTCTGACGACCTCGGAGAGGCAGAGGTCAAGGAAGTCTGTCCCCAGTCCAAGAAGCTCATGTGCGTCTGTTGTGGCTCGAGCCTGCTGAAAGGAGGAGGGGTGAGCAGCAGGGTTAAAGTTCATCACAGCCCCAGGGTGTACGCCGCCGGGGACTCTGACGAGGTGGTCGAGCAGGAACAACGAGGATGTGTAAGGACTTGTGAGAGAACGCACCCCAGTAGGGTGGTCGTGAAGAAGCACCCTGTCCACAAGAAACACCAGCCTCTCCCTCTACACATCCGACATGCTCCCAAGCACAGCTGTAAGAGAGACCAGTGGAGAGAGGCTATTGGGCCCGAGGAGCAGGAACCAGAGACCGTGTTGGTGGGATCAGAGCTGAAGTATTATGAAGGCCATGTGGTGGAGGGGGAGAGTGGACACGGAACTGGGGATAAGCAACACGGGACAT ATGGACTGTGCCGAGACGGCGTTAATACTTCAGATCCGGGCACATGGGAGAGTGGAGGTGCCAAGCCTAGACAGAAACCACACAGCTCACTGCCACGACCAG AGAGACCAGCACTGAGGAAAGCTCTGTGTAAGCCGCTGGTATACCAGAGAGTCAGAGATGAGGAAAATGACGACGAG gTTCCACCAAGAGAAGAAACACAAGGTTTTGATATCACATCCTTGATGAAATCAAAGAAAATGTCACAAACAAAGAGCACTTAG
- the LOC139420138 gene encoding all trans-polyprenyl-diphosphate synthase PDSS1-like: MALRWRHCWRWATGSTRTSLLETICCFNGSSATSLLRGTGTATGSGNEGLSSRTVHTTSLGNSILIRHKSRLLYPTPKPCKRIHSDAKLKDPFTLAQKDLNHLYDDIKKELFVSKSELKSICDYYFDGKGKAFRPMIVVLMARACNSHSNRDGDLLPGQRSIAMISEMIHTASLVHDDVIDGSDKRRGKTTINEVWGERKAILAGDFILSAASMALARIGNNTVMSVLSQVTEDLVRGEFMQLGSKENEKERFKHYLDKTFKKTASLIANSCKAVSILVNSDPKVHEIAFQYGRNVGIAFQLVDDVLDFTACASQLGKPSATDLKLGLATGPVLFACQQFPELHGMIMRRFSSSGDVARAWQYVQESEGVDQTNYLAQHYCQEAIRQISLLRPSLERDALIRLTQMVLTRDK, from the exons ATGGCGTTACGGTGGAGGCACTGTTGGAGGTGGGCTACAGGCTCTACTCGTACGAGTTTACTAGAAACCATATGCTGTTTTAATGGAAGTTCTGCTACCTCGTTGCTCCGAGGAACTGGAACCGCGACTGGCTCGGGAAATGAG GGGCTGTCCTCAAGGACTGTACACACAACCTCACTAGGCAACTCTATTCTGATAAG GCACAAATCAAGGTTGCTTTACCCTACACCGAAGCCTTGCAAGAGGATACACAGCGATGCCAAGTTGAAGGACCCCTTCACTCTAGCCCAAAAAGACTTGAATCATTTGTACGACGATATCAAGAAG GAACTTTTTGTGTCCAAATCAGAGCTGAAGTCCATATGTGACTACTATTTTGACGGGAAGGGCAAGGCTTTCCGACCCATGATAGTGGTGCTAATGGCCCGGGCCTGCAACAGTCACAGCAACCGAGACGG agatcTGCTCCCAGGTCAGCGATCCATAGCTATGATCTCTGAGATGATCCACACTGCCAGCCTGGTTCACGACGACGTCATCGACGGCTCGGACAAGCGCAGGGGGAAGACCACTATCAACGAAGTGTGGGGCGAGAGAAAG GCCATTTTAGCTGGAGACTTCATCCTCTCGGCAGCCTCCATGGCTCTGGCCCGTATCGGGAACAACACAGTGATGTCAGTCCTGTCTCAGGTCACGGAGGATCTGGTGCGAG GTGAATTCATGCAGCTGGGCTCCAAAGAGAACGAGAAGGAGAGATTCAAACACTACCTCGACAAGACGTTTAAGAAGACGGCCAGTCTCATCGCCAACAGTTGTAAAGCT GTATCCATTCTAGTGAACTCCGATCCAAAGGTTCATGAAATAGCCTTTCAGTATGGGAGGAACGTTGGCATCGCCTTCCAG CTGGTGGATGATGTGCTTGACTTCACAGCGTGTGCCAGCCAACTAGGAAAGCCTTCAGCTACAGACCTCAAGCTGGGTCTGGCCACCGGCCCCGTCCTGTTTGCCTgccaacag tttcctGAGCTGCATGGTATGATCATGAGGCGGTTCAGCTCCAGTGGAGATGTCGCTCGTGCCTGGCAGTATGTCCAGGAG AGTGAGGGTGTGGATCAGACCAACTACCTGGCCCAGCACTACTGCCAAGAGGCTATCCGGCAGATCAGCTTGCTCAGGCCCTCTCTGGAGCGGGACGCCCTTATCAGGCTCACCCAGATGGTCCTTACCCGTGACAAGTGA